The Salmo trutta chromosome 6, fSalTru1.1, whole genome shotgun sequence genome has a window encoding:
- the LOC115195938 gene encoding GDP-Man:Man(3)GlcNAc(2)-PP-Dol alpha-1,2-mannosyltransferase, translating to MSVHDQLAQCLCDLIRLLWTLLLPCVFLCMLLTATLVVLVMGVRVWLQANRNARRARDGRPTVAFFHPYCNAGGGGERVLWCALRALQNRYQDVNFMVYTGDQGVTNQQILDGARRRFNILLPRPVQFVFLKHRLLVEARLFPHFTLIGQSVGSIFLGWEALTEFVPDVYIDSMGYAFTLPVFKYLGGCHVASYVHYPTISTDMLSVVRERNPRFNNADYISNNLFLSAVKVVYYCLLALLYGLAGSCSDVVMVNSSWTLNHILTLWRATNRTCLVYPPCDTHAFLQLPLDEDSDRKCHSIVSIGQFRPEKDHRLQIRAFRKVLQKKEAGLVAGPGGRESLRLVLIGGCRNQEDEDRVLMLRGLCQELGVADRVEFKLNVPFEELKRELGEATVGLHTMWNEHFGIGVVECMAAGTVILAHKSGGPRLDIVVPYEGRQTGFLAEDEDGYADAIERILALSPSARLEIRRNARLSVTRFSDQEFEACFLAAMEPLMGTLER from the exons ATGTCTGTCCATGACCAACTTGCTCAATGTTTGTGTGATCTAATCAG GTTGTTGTGGACGTTGCTTCTGCCATGCGTGTTTCTGTGCATGCTCCTGACCGCCACCCTGGTCGTGCTTGTCATGGGTGTGCGCGTGTGGCTGCAGGCAAACAGGAACGCGCGGCGAGCGCGTGATGGGCGTCCCACAGTGGCCTTCTTTCACCCGTACTGCAACGCAGGAGGTGGTGGCGAGAGAGTGCTGTGGTGTGCCCTCAGAGCTTTGCAGAATAG GTACCAAGATGTCAACTTCATGGTGTACACGGGCGACCAGGGTGTGACGAACCAGCAGATTCTTGATGGCGCCCGGCGGCGCTTCAACATCCTTTTACCTCGACCCGTCCAGTTTGTCTTCCTCAAACACCGCCTATTGGTCGAGGCCAGGCTCTTCCCCCACTTCACTCTGATTGGTCAAAGTGTAGGCtcaatcttccttggttgggaaGCCCTTACGGAGTTTGTCCCAGATGTCTACATCGACTCCATGGGCTACGCCTTCACTCTGCCTGTGTTTAAATACCTAGGGGGTTGTCACGTGGCTAGCTACGTGCACTACCCCACCATCAGCACAGACATGCTGTCGGTGGTGCGCGAGAGGAACCCCAG GTTCAACAACGCAGACTACATCTCCAACAACCTGTTCCTGAGCGCGGTCAAGGTTGTCTACTACTGCCTGCTGGCGCTGCTCTATGGTCTGGCTGGCTCCTGCAGCGACGTGGTCATGGTCAACTCCAGCTGGACCCTGAACCACATCCTGACCCTGTGGCGAGCGACCAACCGCACCTGCCTCGTCTACCCGCCCTGCGACACCCACGCCTTCCTCCAGCTCCCGTTGGACGAGGACTCGGACCGGAAGTGCCATTCCATCGTTTCCATTGGTCAGTTTCGACCGGAGAAGGACCATCGGCTTCAGATTCGCGCCTTCCGGAAGGTGCTGCAGAAGAAGGAAGCGGGGCTAGTTGCGGGGCCGGGAGGAAGGGAGTCGCTGAGGTTGGTGCTGATTGGCGGATGCCGGAACCAAGAGGATGAGGATAGGGTGTTGATGCTGAGAGGGCTGTGCCAGGAGCTGGGCGTGGCGGACAGGGTGGAGTTTAAACTCAACGTGCCGTTTGAGGAGCTGAAGAGGGAGTTGGGGGAAGCTACTGTGGGACTGCACACCATGTGGAACGAACACTTCGGGATAG gGGTGGTGGAGTGCATGGCGGCTGGGACCGTCATCCTGGCCCACAAGTCTGGAGGCCCCAGGCTGGACATTGTGGTGCCCTACGAGGGCCGCCAGACGGGCTTCCTGGCCGAGGATGAGGACGGCTACGCAGACGCCATTGAGCGGATCCTGGCCCTGTCACCCTCGGCCCGCCTGGAGATCCGACGCAACGCCCGCCTCTCGGTCACCCGCTTCTCCGACCAGGAGTTCGAGGCCTGCTTCCTGGCCGCCATGGAGCCTCTCATGGGGACACTGGAGCGATGA
- the cpb2 gene encoding carboxypeptidase B2, translating to MKALLIWAVLLYFYKLLKTGDCASTHDQVLSIQVTTHQQADIVRNISSQYETVLWSPASPEYIGAHTEVHLFVPANNLGTVTDLLQTHHLTHQVLLDNTKELIEMQTRNESSDPRSSASYYERYHSLEDIYYWINKTAQEHPDMVKAILIGSSYEKRPLYVLKLSGRQERAEKRAIWIDCGIHAREWISPAFCLWFVQYSLNFYNQNNDITEMLNSMDIYVLPVMNPDGYKYTWTTNRMWRKNRSSSKESNCVGTDLNRNFDANWCTKGASNRPCDEIYCGQFPESEPEAEAVANFLRSHKDSVKLYLSIHSYGQMLLFPYSCSNEEVPNHAELFELVQEAAMKIRRYYRNNYKYGASANTIYLAPGGSDDWAYNLGIQYSFTFELEDRGRYGFLLPPSLISKACNEALLALKSIALRVIQKTQPQP from the exons ATGAAGGCTCTTCTAATATGGGCTGTTTTGCTATACTTTTACAAACTCCTTAAGACAGGTGACTGCGCTTCAACACA TGACCAAGTACTCTCAATCCAAGTCACAACACATCAACAAGCAGATATTGTGAGGAACATATCCAGCCAATATGAG ACAGTTTTGTGGTCACCTGCTTCACCTGAGTACATCGGAGCACACACTGAGGTGCACCTATTTGTTCCTGCCAACAACTTGGGGACTGTCACAGACCTGCTGCAGACACACCACCTAACACACCA AGTGCTACTGGACAACACAAAGGAACTGATCGAGATGCAGACCAGGAATGAATCATCGGACCCTAGAAGCAGTGCATCTTATTATGAGAGATACCATTCTCTGGAGGAC ATATACTATTGGATCAACAAGACTGCCCAGGAACACCCAGACATGGTCAAAGCCATCCTGATTGGCTCATCATATGAAAAACGCCCACTTTACGTTCTCAAG TTGTCTGGACGACAAGAGAGAGCTGAAAAGAGAGCAATATGGATTGACTGTGGCATTCATGCTAGAGAGTGGATCTCCCCAGCTTTCTGCCTGTGGTTTGTGCAATAT TCCTTGAATTTCTATAATCAAAACAATGACATCACTGAGATGCTGAACAGTATGGACATCTATGTGCTGCCTGTCATGAACCCGGATGGATACAAGTACACATGGACAACG AACCGAATGTGGAGAAAGAATCGTTCCTCGAGCAAGGAAAGCAACTGTGTTGGAACCGACCTCAATAGAAACTTTGACGCAAACTGGTGCA CAAAGGGAGCTTCCAACAGGCCCTGTGATGAGATATACTGCGGCCAGTTCCCAGAGTCGGAGCCTGAGGCAGAAGCCGTGGCTAACTTCTTGCGCAGCCATAAAGACTCGGTAAAGctctatctctccatccattCCTATGGTCAGATGCTGCTCTTCCCATACTCCTGCTCCAATGAGGAGGTGCCTAACCACGCCGAGTTG tttGAGCTTGTACAGGAGGCAGCCATGAAAATCAGAAGATACTACAGGAACAACTACAAATATGGCGCATCAGCAAATACAATAT ACTTAGCCCCTGGAGGTTCTGACGACTGGGCCTACAACCTGGGCATCCAATACTCCTTCACCTTTGAGCTGGAAGACCGTGGTCGATATGGTTTCCTCCTACCGCCATCATTAATCTCCAAGGCCTGCAATGAAGCCCTCCTCGCTCTTAAGAGTATCGCTCTCAGAGTCATTCAGAAAacacaaccccaaccctaa